In Desulfofundulus kuznetsovii DSM 6115, the following are encoded in one genomic region:
- a CDS encoding ABC transporter substrate-binding protein: MGRPRLLLVLLLLLSLTLSAGAIIIKRFSQPQPETNIIRLMEGPRSVYHLPHYIALALGFFKEQGLEVVLENTANEQTLLPALAGERADVALVGLEQAIYSRADGLLDDVVAFAALTRQDSHFLLARKANGPFEWASLKEKTVIAGWPESIETVLLEGLLRQNNIAPYREVTLYTNIPASLRIGAFSAGSGDFIILAEPQASMVENAGLGRVVVSLGKEAGPLPAAVYAARTEFIRKNPVALQRFTNAVYKAQLWLAHHGTREAARVVSPYLRDMNENLLMRAIERYRAQETWATNPVIDPERYNYLMDLLDQSREVARRIPPEQMVNNQFAQKAVEMVEYVPEKEKPRWLERLKI; the protein is encoded by the coding sequence TTGGGCAGGCCCAGGTTGTTGCTGGTGCTTTTGCTGCTCTTGAGCCTGACCCTGTCGGCAGGCGCCATAATCATCAAAAGGTTTAGCCAACCACAACCGGAAACCAACATCATACGGCTAATGGAAGGGCCGCGTTCGGTTTACCACCTGCCCCATTACATAGCCCTGGCCCTGGGTTTTTTCAAGGAGCAGGGACTGGAAGTGGTTCTGGAAAACACAGCCAATGAACAAACACTGCTGCCCGCCCTGGCCGGCGAACGGGCCGACGTGGCCCTGGTCGGCCTGGAACAGGCCATTTACAGCCGGGCAGATGGATTGCTGGACGACGTGGTAGCCTTTGCCGCGCTGACCCGGCAGGACAGCCATTTCCTGCTGGCCCGCAAAGCAAACGGCCCCTTTGAATGGGCCAGCTTGAAGGAAAAGACCGTTATCGCCGGTTGGCCGGAAAGCATTGAAACGGTGCTTTTAGAGGGGCTTTTAAGGCAGAACAACATCGCCCCCTACCGGGAGGTAACCCTTTATACCAACATTCCGGCATCTTTACGCATAGGTGCCTTTTCAGCAGGGTCGGGGGATTTTATCATCCTGGCCGAACCACAGGCCTCAATGGTGGAAAACGCGGGACTGGGCCGGGTGGTGGTCTCCCTGGGCAAAGAAGCAGGCCCCCTGCCGGCGGCGGTTTACGCGGCCAGGACGGAGTTCATCCGTAAAAACCCCGTCGCCCTGCAGCGCTTCACCAATGCCGTATACAAGGCCCAGCTCTGGCTGGCCCATCACGGCACCCGTGAGGCCGCCCGGGTGGTCAGCCCCTATTTAAGGGATATGAACGAGAACCTGCTCATGCGGGCCATTGAGCGTTACCGGGCCCAGGAAACCTGGGCCACCAACCCGGTCATCGATCCCGAAAGGTACAACTATCTCATGGATTTGCTGGACCAATCCCGGGAAGTAGCCAGAAGGATTCCCCCGGAACAAATGGTAAACAACCAGTTTGCCCAAAAAGCCGTGGAAATGGTGGAGTACGTTCCGGAAAAGGAAAAACCGCGCTGGCTTGAACGTTTAAAGATTTAA
- a CDS encoding valine--tRNA ligase, giving the protein MTQFDMPTTYDPRAVEEKWYRYWEENKFFRAEVDDREPFSIVMPPPNVTGQLHMGHALDNTLQDILTRWRRMQGYNTLWLPGTDHAGIATQAKVEEQLAREGKSKYDLGREKFLERVWAWKEQYGGRITHQLRRLGASCDWDRERFTMDEGCSEAVKEVFLRLYEQGLIYRDYYIVNWCPRCHTTISDIEVEHLDKPGQLYYIKYPTRDGSDAITVATTRPETMLGDVAVAVHPGDERYRHLVGKTLILPLLGREMPVITDEYVDPSFGTGAVKITPAHDPNDFEVGRRHNLPQVRVINKDAVMNEEAGPYRGLDRWECRKRIIKDLKEQGYLVKIEDHHHAVGHCYRCNTVIEPMLSRQWFVRMKPLAEPAIQAVKEGRIRFVPERFTKIYLNWMENIRDWCISRQLWWGHRIPVWYCRECEEAIAAKEPPRKCTHCGSSRLEQDPDVLDTWFSSALWPFSTLGWPEKTPELGYYYPTSVLVTGRDIIFFWVARMIVSGLHFMREVPFREVFIHGLVLDALGRKMSKSLGNGVDPIDVIESHGADSLRFMLVTGNTPGNDLRFHFERLDGARNFANKIWNASRFALMNLQDYDPASAPGREAHTLADRWILSRYQACVQEVTRFLDSYELGEAARVLYEFIWDEFCDWYIELVKPRLYHGQDGRDRACAQDVLARVLRGTMELLHPFMPFITEEIWQRLPHQGRTVMQAPWPVYRPELRDERAEAEMAVLMEIIRSIRHIRSEMNVPPGKTADVVLVVTDGDTRDLIRKWSGYIQGLARCRVQVKPQLDRVPPQAAHGVARGVEIYVPLAGLIDIDRELARLKKELEAVEKELKRVEGKLGNESFLAKAPAEVVEKERAKEAELAGKATAIRERLAMLEG; this is encoded by the coding sequence ATGACGCAATTTGACATGCCCACCACTTATGATCCCCGGGCCGTGGAGGAAAAGTGGTACCGCTACTGGGAAGAAAATAAATTCTTTCGTGCTGAGGTTGATGACCGGGAGCCTTTTTCCATTGTGATGCCCCCGCCCAACGTCACCGGGCAGCTGCACATGGGGCACGCCCTGGATAATACTTTACAGGACATTCTCACCCGCTGGCGCCGCATGCAGGGCTACAACACCCTGTGGCTTCCCGGCACCGATCATGCGGGTATTGCCACCCAGGCCAAGGTGGAAGAACAGCTGGCCAGAGAGGGCAAGAGCAAATATGACCTGGGCCGGGAGAAGTTCCTGGAGCGGGTCTGGGCCTGGAAGGAACAGTACGGGGGGCGAATAACGCACCAGCTGCGCCGCCTGGGGGCTTCCTGTGACTGGGACCGGGAGCGCTTTACCATGGATGAGGGGTGTTCCGAGGCAGTCAAAGAGGTTTTCCTGCGGCTTTACGAACAGGGTCTCATCTACCGGGATTATTACATCGTCAACTGGTGTCCCCGCTGCCATACCACCATTTCCGACATTGAAGTGGAGCACCTGGACAAGCCCGGGCAGCTCTATTACATCAAATACCCCACCAGGGACGGCAGTGATGCCATTACCGTAGCCACCACCCGGCCGGAAACCATGCTGGGGGACGTGGCCGTGGCCGTTCACCCCGGGGACGAACGCTACCGGCACCTGGTGGGCAAAACCCTGATTCTGCCTCTTTTGGGCCGGGAAATGCCCGTCATTACCGATGAGTACGTGGATCCCTCCTTTGGCACCGGGGCGGTGAAGATCACTCCCGCCCACGATCCCAACGACTTTGAGGTGGGGCGGCGGCATAACCTGCCCCAGGTGCGGGTGATCAACAAGGACGCGGTGATGAACGAAGAGGCCGGCCCTTACCGGGGCCTGGATCGCTGGGAATGCCGCAAGAGGATTATCAAAGATTTAAAAGAGCAGGGTTACCTGGTAAAAATAGAAGATCATCATCACGCCGTGGGGCACTGTTACCGCTGCAACACGGTCATTGAGCCCATGCTGTCCCGCCAGTGGTTTGTGCGCATGAAACCCCTGGCGGAGCCGGCCATCCAGGCGGTAAAGGAAGGACGCATCCGCTTCGTTCCGGAACGCTTCACGAAAATTTACCTGAACTGGATGGAAAACATCCGGGACTGGTGCATTTCCCGGCAGCTCTGGTGGGGACACCGCATCCCGGTGTGGTACTGCCGGGAGTGTGAGGAGGCTATTGCGGCCAAGGAACCGCCCCGGAAATGCACCCATTGCGGCAGCTCTCGCCTGGAGCAGGATCCCGACGTGCTGGACACCTGGTTTTCCTCGGCCCTGTGGCCTTTTTCCACACTGGGCTGGCCGGAAAAGACGCCTGAGCTGGGTTATTATTATCCCACTTCCGTGCTGGTGACGGGGCGGGACATTATCTTCTTCTGGGTGGCCCGGATGATTGTGAGCGGCCTTCATTTCATGCGGGAAGTGCCCTTCCGGGAAGTGTTCATCCACGGCCTGGTACTGGACGCCCTGGGGCGCAAGATGAGCAAGTCCCTGGGCAACGGGGTGGACCCCATTGACGTTATTGAAAGCCATGGCGCAGACAGCCTGCGCTTCATGCTGGTTACCGGGAACACGCCCGGCAACGACCTGCGCTTTCACTTTGAGCGCCTGGACGGGGCGAGGAACTTTGCCAACAAGATCTGGAATGCTTCCCGCTTTGCCCTGATGAACCTCCAGGATTACGATCCGGCCTCGGCCCCGGGCAGGGAAGCCCATACCCTGGCCGACCGCTGGATCTTGAGCCGCTACCAGGCCTGCGTGCAGGAAGTAACCAGGTTCCTGGATTCCTACGAACTGGGAGAAGCGGCCCGGGTTCTCTATGAATTCATCTGGGATGAGTTCTGCGACTGGTATATTGAACTGGTCAAACCCCGGCTTTACCACGGCCAGGACGGCCGGGACCGGGCCTGCGCCCAGGATGTGCTGGCCCGGGTGTTGCGGGGAACCATGGAGCTGCTCCATCCCTTTATGCCCTTCATCACCGAGGAAATCTGGCAGCGCCTCCCCCACCAGGGTCGCACGGTTATGCAGGCCCCCTGGCCGGTCTACCGGCCCGAGTTGCGGGATGAAAGGGCCGAGGCCGAGATGGCGGTGCTCATGGAGATAATCCGGTCCATCCGCCACATCAGAAGCGAAATGAATGTTCCCCCGGGCAAGACGGCGGACGTCGTTCTGGTTGTAACTGACGGCGATACCCGGGATTTGATCCGGAAGTGGTCCGGTTACATCCAGGGGCTGGCCCGCTGCCGGGTGCAGGTGAAACCTCAACTGGACCGGGTCCCCCCGCAGGCCGCCCACGGTGTGGCCAGGGGTGTGGAGATTTATGTGCCCCTGGCCGGACTCATCGACATTGACCGGGAACTGGCCCGCCTGAAAAAGGAACTGGAGGCAGTGGAAAAGGAGCTCAAGAGAGTGGAAGGCAAGCTGGGAAACGAAAGTTTCCTGGCCAAAGCGCCGGCGGAAGTGGTGGAAAAGGAACGGGCCAAAGAAGCGGAGCTGGCGGGCAAAGCAACTGCCATCCGGGAAAGGCTGGCCATGCTCGAGGGATAA
- the lonB gene encoding ATP-dependent protease LonB encodes MTVADFPGGLGSFITFVQVFFGVIIGLYFWNLLKAQQGNRTAVERESRKEIEKLQRLRSISLTEPLAEKTRPSKFEEIIGQEEGLRSLRAALCGPNPQHVIIYGPPGVGKTAAARLVLEEAKKNPHSPFKENAKFVEVDATTARFDERGIADPLIGSVHDPIYQGAGPMGMAGIPQPKPGAVTRAHGGVLFIDEIGELHPIQMNKLLKVMEDRKVLLESAYYSSEDPNIPGHIHDIFQNGLPADFRLVGATTRTPEEIPPALRSRCVEIFFRPLLPHEIEIIAANAARKVGFPLDERGLAVIKKFATNGREAVNIVQIAAGIALTEGRQQIKAADVEWVVHSGQYSPRPEKKVASQPQVGLVNGLAVYGPNMGALLEIEANALPVPRGQGKVIVTGVVDEEEVKGRGRTMRRKSMARGAVENVLTVLRRTTDVDPRDYDIHVNFPGGIPVDGPSAGVAVATAVYSAITGIPVDNRVAMTGEVSIRGLVLPVGGIVPKVEAARQAGARKVFIPRENYQELFRDLPDVEVVPVDTLEEVLKTALMEQPGAACKGVLPAPRDVLAAAGLLSSPGLSSNHCPGS; translated from the coding sequence ATGACCGTGGCAGATTTTCCCGGGGGACTGGGCAGCTTTATCACCTTTGTCCAGGTTTTCTTTGGAGTGATCATCGGCCTTTACTTCTGGAACCTGTTAAAGGCCCAGCAGGGTAATAGAACGGCCGTGGAACGGGAATCTCGCAAGGAAATAGAAAAGCTGCAACGGTTGCGGTCCATTTCCCTCACCGAACCGCTGGCTGAAAAAACCCGGCCCAGCAAATTCGAGGAGATCATTGGCCAGGAGGAAGGTTTGCGCTCCCTGCGGGCGGCCCTTTGCGGCCCCAATCCCCAGCATGTCATTATTTACGGGCCACCCGGGGTGGGCAAGACGGCGGCCGCCAGGCTGGTGCTGGAGGAAGCCAAAAAAAACCCCCATTCTCCCTTCAAAGAAAATGCGAAGTTTGTGGAGGTGGATGCCACCACCGCCCGCTTTGACGAGCGGGGGATTGCCGACCCCCTGATTGGTTCGGTGCACGATCCCATCTACCAGGGAGCCGGACCTATGGGCATGGCGGGCATACCCCAGCCCAAGCCCGGTGCGGTGACCAGAGCCCATGGGGGGGTACTCTTTATTGATGAAATTGGCGAACTTCACCCGATTCAGATGAACAAGCTGCTCAAGGTCATGGAGGACCGCAAGGTCCTTTTAGAAAGCGCCTATTACAGTTCCGAAGATCCCAATATTCCCGGCCATATCCATGATATCTTTCAAAACGGCCTGCCCGCGGATTTCCGCCTGGTGGGGGCTACCACCCGCACCCCGGAGGAAATTCCGCCGGCGCTGCGCTCCCGCTGTGTGGAGATCTTTTTCCGCCCTTTGCTGCCCCACGAAATTGAAATTATTGCCGCCAACGCCGCCCGCAAGGTTGGTTTTCCCCTGGATGAGCGGGGGCTGGCAGTCATTAAAAAATTTGCCACCAACGGACGGGAGGCGGTAAACATTGTACAGATCGCCGCCGGTATTGCTCTTACCGAGGGACGCCAGCAGATCAAAGCGGCCGATGTGGAATGGGTTGTGCACAGCGGCCAGTACAGCCCCCGGCCCGAAAAGAAGGTGGCCTCCCAACCCCAGGTGGGTCTGGTCAACGGCCTGGCCGTTTACGGTCCCAACATGGGGGCGCTGTTAGAAATTGAAGCCAACGCCCTGCCTGTCCCCCGTGGTCAGGGCAAGGTGATTGTTACCGGCGTGGTGGACGAAGAAGAGGTGAAAGGACGGGGGCGGACCATGCGGCGCAAGAGCATGGCCCGGGGGGCGGTGGAAAATGTCCTCACCGTTCTGCGCCGCACCACTGATGTGGACCCCCGCGACTACGACATCCATGTGAACTTCCCCGGCGGCATTCCGGTGGACGGGCCTTCGGCCGGGGTGGCAGTGGCTACGGCGGTATACTCGGCCATTACGGGCATCCCCGTGGATAACCGGGTGGCTATGACCGGCGAGGTTTCCATCCGTGGTCTCGTGTTGCCCGTGGGGGGAATCGTGCCCAAAGTGGAAGCTGCCCGCCAGGCCGGGGCCAGGAAGGTTTTCATCCCCCGGGAAAATTACCAGGAGCTTTTCCGGGACCTGCCGGACGTAGAGGTGGTACCGGTGGACACGCTGGAAGAGGTGCTCAAAACGGCCCTGATGGAACAACCCGGCGCCGCCTGCAAAGGCGTCCTGCCGGCGCCGCGGGATGTGCTGGCGGCAGCGGGACTGCTTTCTTCCCCCGGCCTTTCGTCAAACCACTGTCCCGGGAGTTAA
- the lon gene encoding endopeptidase La, which produces MEPVVRILPLLPLRGILVFPYMVIHLDVGREKSVQAIEQAMMNDRIIFLATQKEAQTDDPGVDDIYRIGSVAEVKQLLKLPGGTIRVLVEGLARGHIRRYLAYEPFFKVEVEQYNEDFIKTPEIEALMRSLVYQFEQYVKLSKRIPPETVVSVVNLEEPGRLADIVASHLPLRIEEKQQVLEAVDIVKRLEKLCALVARELEIVELERKINIRVRKQMEKTQKEYYLREQMKAIQRELGEKDERVAEGEEYREKIAEAKLPKEVEEKALKEVERLEKMPPMAAESAVIRNYLDWLLALPWSKSTRDRLDIKAAEAILEEDHYGLTEVKERILEYLAIRKLNKKMKGPILCFVGPPGVGKTSLGRSIARALERKFVRISLGGVRDEAEIRGHRRTYVGALPGRIIQGMRNAGSKNPVFLLDEIDKMSMDFRGDPSAALLEVLDPEQNNSFSDHYIEVPFDLSNVMFITTANVQHSIPRPLLDRMEVIQISGYTEEEKVQIALRHLLPKQLKEHGLTREMFSISEKAIRRVIREYTRESGVRNLERQIATLCRKAARQIVAEETKKVRVTVQNLEHFLGTPKFRYGVAEQEDQVGVATGLAWTEVGGDTLAIEVTVYRGTGRLTLTGKLGEVMKESAQASYSYVRSRAGQLGIDEEVFDKHDIHIHVPEGAIPKDGPSAGITMACALASAFTGRKVRHDVAMTGEITLRGRVLPVGGIKEKVLAAHRAGITTVILPKDNRKELDDIPSNVRSKMQFIQVEHMDEVLEIALLEKEQEHEAAELGSSPGEVPEVSYQPVIPVKEDPAAIHEHRFC; this is translated from the coding sequence ATGGAGCCGGTAGTACGAATTTTACCATTGCTGCCGTTAAGAGGCATACTGGTATTTCCCTACATGGTCATCCACCTCGACGTGGGTAGGGAAAAGTCGGTGCAGGCCATTGAGCAGGCCATGATGAACGACCGCATTATTTTTCTGGCCACCCAGAAGGAAGCCCAGACCGACGATCCCGGCGTTGATGACATATACCGGATTGGTAGCGTAGCCGAGGTGAAACAGCTTCTCAAGTTGCCCGGCGGTACCATCCGGGTTCTGGTAGAAGGTCTTGCCCGGGGCCATATCCGGCGTTACCTGGCCTATGAGCCTTTCTTTAAAGTAGAAGTGGAACAATATAATGAAGATTTTATCAAAACCCCCGAAATTGAGGCGTTGATGCGCAGCCTGGTTTACCAGTTCGAGCAATACGTGAAACTCTCCAAGCGCATCCCGCCGGAAACGGTGGTTTCCGTGGTCAACCTGGAGGAACCGGGACGGCTGGCTGATATCGTTGCCTCCCATCTGCCCCTGCGCATAGAGGAAAAACAGCAGGTGCTGGAAGCCGTGGACATTGTCAAACGGCTGGAGAAGCTGTGCGCCCTGGTGGCCAGGGAACTGGAGATCGTGGAACTGGAGCGCAAGATCAATATCCGTGTGCGCAAGCAGATGGAGAAAACCCAGAAGGAATATTACCTGCGGGAGCAGATGAAGGCCATTCAGCGGGAATTGGGTGAAAAAGACGAGCGCGTGGCGGAGGGTGAGGAATACCGGGAGAAGATTGCCGAAGCCAAGCTGCCCAAGGAAGTGGAAGAAAAGGCCCTCAAGGAGGTGGAGCGACTGGAAAAAATGCCGCCCATGGCGGCGGAATCGGCGGTTATTCGCAATTACCTGGACTGGTTGCTGGCGCTGCCCTGGAGCAAGAGCACCCGGGACCGGCTGGATATCAAGGCTGCCGAAGCCATCCTGGAAGAAGACCATTATGGCCTCACCGAGGTCAAGGAGCGGATCCTGGAGTACCTGGCCATCCGCAAGCTGAACAAGAAGATGAAGGGCCCCATCTTGTGCTTCGTCGGCCCGCCGGGGGTTGGCAAGACCTCCCTGGGCCGTTCCATTGCCCGGGCCCTTGAGCGCAAGTTTGTGCGCATTTCCCTGGGCGGCGTGCGGGATGAAGCGGAAATCCGCGGTCATCGCCGCACATATGTGGGTGCGTTGCCGGGCAGGATAATCCAGGGAATGCGCAACGCCGGTTCCAAGAACCCGGTATTTCTGCTGGATGAAATTGATAAGATGAGCATGGACTTCCGGGGCGATCCCTCGGCGGCCCTGCTGGAAGTGCTGGACCCGGAGCAAAACAACAGCTTCAGTGACCATTACATTGAAGTACCCTTTGACCTTTCCAATGTAATGTTCATCACCACGGCCAACGTCCAGCACAGTATCCCGCGGCCCCTTCTGGACCGCATGGAAGTGATCCAGATTTCCGGTTACACTGAAGAGGAAAAAGTGCAGATAGCCTTGAGGCACCTTTTACCCAAACAGCTGAAGGAACACGGGCTCACCCGGGAGATGTTCAGCATTTCAGAAAAAGCCATTCGCCGGGTTATCCGGGAGTACACCCGGGAAAGCGGCGTGCGTAACCTGGAGCGGCAGATTGCCACCCTTTGCCGCAAGGCCGCCCGGCAGATCGTGGCAGAGGAAACGAAAAAGGTTCGCGTTACCGTGCAAAACCTGGAGCACTTCCTGGGAACGCCCAAGTTCCGTTACGGGGTGGCCGAACAGGAAGATCAGGTGGGCGTGGCCACGGGTCTGGCCTGGACCGAGGTTGGGGGCGACACCCTGGCCATCGAGGTTACCGTTTACCGGGGTACCGGCCGGCTTACTTTGACGGGTAAACTGGGTGAAGTAATGAAGGAATCCGCCCAGGCCAGCTACAGTTATGTACGCAGCCGGGCGGGTCAGCTGGGCATAGATGAAGAAGTGTTTGACAAGCACGATATCCACATCCACGTTCCGGAGGGGGCCATCCCCAAGGACGGGCCTTCGGCCGGCATTACCATGGCCTGCGCCCTGGCTTCGGCCTTCACGGGGCGCAAGGTGCGCCATGATGTGGCCATGACCGGGGAAATTACCTTGAGGGGGCGCGTGCTGCCCGTGGGCGGCATCAAGGAAAAGGTGCTGGCCGCACACCGGGCGGGTATCACCACGGTGATTCTGCCCAAGGATAACCGCAAGGAGCTGGACGATATACCGTCCAACGTCAGGAGCAAGATGCAGTTCATCCAGGTGGAGCACATGGATGAAGTCCTGGAGATAGCCCTTTTAGAAAAGGAGCAGGAGCACGAAGCTGCTGAACTGGGCTCCTCCCCGGGGGAGGTTCCCGAGGTTTCCTACCAGCCTGTGATACCGGTTAAGGAGGATCCCGCCGCGATCCATGAACATCGTTTCTGCTGA
- the yihA gene encoding ribosome biogenesis GTP-binding protein YihA/YsxC produces the protein MNIVSAEFVKSVVDLQRCPAGGRPEVALAGRSNVGKSSLLNCLVNRRNLARTSNTPGRTRTLNFYLINNRFYLVDLPGYGYARVPEKMRASWGPLIEGYLSRRPELRGVIQIVDLRHPPTAQDVQLYQWLKHHHLPAVVVATKADKLSKSQGLRQLLVVRQTLGLTGDDPLIKFSARTREGRDELWRVIEGWIN, from the coding sequence ATGAACATCGTTTCTGCTGAGTTTGTTAAAAGTGTAGTCGATTTGCAACGCTGCCCGGCCGGGGGCAGGCCCGAGGTTGCCCTGGCCGGGCGCTCCAATGTAGGGAAGTCGTCCCTGTTGAACTGCCTGGTCAACCGCCGGAATCTAGCCCGCACCAGCAATACCCCGGGCAGGACCCGTACCCTGAATTTTTACCTGATCAACAACCGGTTTTACCTGGTGGACCTGCCCGGGTACGGCTACGCACGGGTGCCGGAGAAGATGCGGGCCAGCTGGGGACCTTTGATTGAGGGCTACCTGTCCCGCCGCCCGGAGTTGCGGGGTGTAATCCAGATCGTGGACTTGCGCCATCCTCCCACCGCCCAGGACGTGCAGCTGTACCAGTGGCTGAAACATCACCACCTGCCTGCAGTGGTGGTGGCTACCAAGGCGGACAAGCTTTCCAAAAGCCAGGGCCTGCGGCAGTTGCTGGTAGTCCGGCAGACCCTGGGTTTAACCGGGGACGACCCCCTGATTAAATTTTCCGCCCGCACCCGTGAAGGGCGGGACGAGCTCTGGCGCGTCATCGAGGGATGGATAAATTAA
- a CDS encoding bifunctional folylpolyglutamate synthase/dihydrofolate synthase produces the protein MQYDEAMTYLQNLTKFGVNFGLGRIKELLRRLGDPQEKLKVVHIGGTNGKGSTTAMVASVLTAAGYRTGTFTSPHLHSYTERYQIDGVQIPPERVASLISQLKPHLEAMVEEGFEHPTEFEVSTAMAFKYFYEKGVDFLILEVGLGGAIDSTNVVEKPLVTVITNVAMDHMDYLGQTIREIATVKAGIIKPGVPLVTACRGEALEVVAKFCREKGSPMVLVNSVGPAIASGAGVTEETGNRFNLNPGISCRTVLWEAAGGGLDQGGQYLAVHGLRRTYRDLFIPLLGRHQLVNAAGAVAVVELLMEQGFAIPEEALYRGLAVVRWPARLEIVLNRPLVLLDGAHNYDGARSLARAWDDYFTGRQVVLVIGMLGDKERGRVVAELAPRARAVVVTRPNSPRAGDWQRLAEEARKYVTEVYTIESVPEAVEYALSLARPSELVCITGSLYMVAEAREVLMEKGTTNGIPHAGGKG, from the coding sequence GTGCAGTATGATGAAGCCATGACCTACCTGCAGAACCTGACCAAATTCGGGGTAAATTTCGGCCTGGGGCGGATAAAAGAGCTGTTGCGCCGGCTGGGGGATCCCCAGGAAAAGCTCAAAGTGGTGCATATCGGGGGGACCAACGGCAAAGGTTCCACCACCGCCATGGTGGCTTCCGTGCTCACTGCTGCCGGCTATCGCACGGGCACCTTTACCTCACCCCACCTGCATTCCTATACGGAACGATACCAGATTGACGGAGTGCAAATCCCTCCTGAGCGGGTGGCCTCGTTGATCAGCCAGCTGAAGCCCCACCTGGAAGCCATGGTGGAAGAGGGTTTTGAGCATCCCACCGAGTTTGAGGTTAGCACGGCCATGGCCTTCAAGTATTTTTACGAAAAAGGGGTGGATTTTTTAATTCTGGAGGTAGGGCTGGGAGGAGCCATTGATTCCACCAATGTGGTGGAAAAACCACTGGTAACGGTCATTACCAACGTAGCCATGGACCACATGGATTACCTGGGCCAGACCATCCGGGAGATTGCCACTGTCAAGGCCGGAATTATCAAGCCCGGTGTGCCCCTGGTAACGGCCTGCCGGGGGGAAGCCCTGGAAGTGGTAGCAAAGTTTTGCCGGGAGAAAGGTTCGCCCATGGTGCTGGTGAACAGTGTGGGCCCCGCCATTGCTTCGGGGGCGGGAGTGACGGAGGAGACCGGCAACAGATTCAATCTCAACCCGGGAATTTCTTGCCGCACCGTTTTGTGGGAAGCAGCCGGGGGCGGGCTTGATCAGGGCGGCCAGTACCTTGCAGTGCACGGCCTGCGCCGCACCTACCGGGATCTCTTTATCCCCCTGCTGGGGAGGCATCAGCTGGTGAACGCCGCCGGGGCGGTGGCGGTGGTGGAATTGTTGATGGAGCAGGGGTTTGCCATTCCGGAGGAAGCCCTGTACCGGGGCCTGGCTGTGGTCCGCTGGCCGGCCCGGCTGGAGATTGTCTTGAACCGGCCCCTGGTGCTCCTGGACGGTGCCCATAACTATGACGGCGCCCGCAGCCTGGCAAGGGCATGGGACGATTATTTCACCGGCAGGCAGGTGGTGCTGGTCATCGGTATGCTGGGGGATAAGGAACGGGGCCGGGTGGTGGCTGAACTGGCCCCCCGGGCCCGGGCGGTGGTGGTTACCCGGCCCAACAGCCCCCGGGCCGGCGACTGGCAGCGTCTGGCCGAAGAGGCCCGCAAATATGTAACCGAGGTCTACACCATCGAGTCGGTTCCCGAGGCTGTGGAGTATGCCTTGTCCCTGGCCCGTCCAAGTGAGCTGGTTTGCATAACCGGTTCACTGTACATGGTGGCCGAGGCCCGGGAGGTACTCATGGAGAAGGGAACAACGAATGGGATCCCGCACGCGGGTGGGAAAGGATAG